A genomic segment from Nitrosopumilus sp. K4 encodes:
- a CDS encoding hydroxymethylglutaryl-CoA synthase family protein — MAAGIDDIAIYIPRLYIDAADFAKARGLDPEKLQKGLGVVQMAIVDTNQDPAILAANACLKIMQKNKLSPEDIGRLYVSTESSFDESKAMNSYVIGMLEQVYGQGAFEHCGGVETKFACVSGSYALYDNTNWIRAGEAEGKSALVVVSDIAKYDMGSSGEMTQGAGAVAMLLNDKPRLLAFDPKVTSTSIKDEYDFYRPFGKETPIVHGQYSNLLYMIQVRKALEAYKKKVLATGLMKLESGETILDHIDYLNMHLPYSNMGKKALAYLVRHEWRQLPRWKNIIQSIGMEEPVPKDPRGTIESVLGDQEFMAKDHEFTKLFTKTPEFQEVYEAKLASSLIASKMIGNLYTASLYLGFRSSLEFEYQKGIDLNGKRIGFGSYGSGSSAMVFSGLVQPEYEEIVKNMNLEAEIGDRRKLTLDEYEELHENKLSPEESKLNPKHEFVLVNVKTDVESRGERRYVFNE, encoded by the coding sequence ATGGCAGCTGGAATTGACGACATTGCAATTTACATACCAAGACTCTACATAGATGCAGCAGATTTTGCAAAGGCAAGAGGGCTAGACCCTGAGAAACTGCAAAAAGGTCTAGGAGTGGTGCAGATGGCAATTGTTGATACAAATCAAGATCCTGCAATTTTAGCTGCAAATGCATGCTTGAAAATTATGCAAAAAAACAAACTATCTCCAGAAGACATAGGTAGACTGTATGTTTCAACTGAATCATCATTTGACGAATCAAAAGCAATGAACTCCTATGTAATTGGAATGTTAGAGCAAGTTTATGGACAAGGGGCATTTGAGCATTGTGGTGGTGTAGAGACAAAATTTGCTTGTGTGAGTGGCTCTTATGCACTATATGACAATACTAATTGGATTAGAGCAGGAGAGGCAGAAGGAAAAAGTGCTCTAGTCGTGGTGTCAGACATTGCAAAATACGACATGGGTTCTAGTGGCGAAATGACGCAAGGTGCAGGAGCTGTTGCAATGCTTCTAAATGACAAACCAAGATTATTGGCATTTGATCCCAAAGTAACATCAACATCAATCAAAGATGAATATGATTTTTACAGACCATTTGGAAAAGAAACGCCAATCGTTCATGGTCAATATTCCAATTTGCTTTACATGATTCAAGTAAGAAAAGCACTGGAAGCATACAAGAAAAAAGTACTGGCTACTGGATTGATGAAGTTAGAATCAGGTGAAACAATTTTGGATCATATTGACTATCTTAACATGCACTTGCCATATAGCAACATGGGTAAAAAAGCATTAGCATATCTTGTAAGACACGAATGGAGACAATTGCCAAGATGGAAGAACATCATTCAGAGTATAGGGATGGAAGAACCAGTTCCAAAAGATCCACGAGGAACAATTGAATCAGTGTTAGGAGACCAAGAGTTCATGGCAAAAGACCACGAATTTACAAAATTGTTTACTAAAACACCAGAGTTCCAAGAAGTTTATGAAGCAAAACTTGCAAGTTCACTAATTGCATCAAAGATGATTGGTAATTTGTATACTGCATCACTATACCTTGGATTTAGAAGTAGTTTGGAATTTGAATATCAAAAAGGAATTGATCTAAATGGAAAGAGAATAGGGTTCGGATCTTATGGAAGTGGAAGTAGTGCAATGGTGTTTAGTGGGTTAGTACAACCAGAATACGAAGAAATTGTAAAGAACATGAATCTTGAAGCAGAGATTGGAGACAGACGAAAACTTACATTAGATGAATATGAGGAACTGCATGAAAACAAACTATCTCCAGAAGAATCAAAACTAAATCCAAAACATGAGTTTGTCTTAGTTAATGTAAAGACAGATGTAGAGTCTAGAGGCGAAAGACGCTACGTATTCAACGAATGA
- the bioA gene encoding adenosylmethionine--8-amino-7-oxononanoate transaminase has product MKEWSSFDKITNAKGMWLVDSKGNKMIDAVASMWCNVWGHSKPELVKAINNQTKKLQHSSMFNITNEPAEKLADSLVKLSPGMHKVFYSDNGSSAMEISFKLALQYWHNLGEKKKTKIITLENGYHGDTFGAMAVGYVPEFFGKFKKQLFSTIQIPVPNKYRIPKNYTLSDYQNFCLDKIEAHLSNDNNIAAFVMESGAQVAGGVIIYPEDFQKKISNLCKKYNVLLVLDEIATGFGRLGSMTEYTSQKSSPDIVAYGKMLTGGYLTMAATLASKKIYDSFLGEFNDWKHLFHGHTYTGNPLAAAVANENIKLYKKNNLIKKIQKTSKIFEKYYDEISQIDIVGDIRHKGMLMGIELVQDRAKKMPIHPKKSINKIFYETGKKNGIYLRTLGNIVMLVPPLAISEKELSILISKAILTIKNAKKHLLC; this is encoded by the coding sequence ATGAAAGAATGGAGTTCGTTTGACAAAATAACAAATGCCAAAGGAATGTGGCTAGTTGATTCTAAAGGCAACAAAATGATTGATGCTGTAGCCTCAATGTGGTGCAACGTATGGGGGCATTCAAAGCCAGAACTAGTCAAGGCAATCAACAATCAAACAAAGAAACTCCAGCACTCTTCAATGTTTAACATTACAAATGAGCCTGCTGAAAAACTAGCAGATTCTCTTGTAAAGTTGTCGCCTGGGATGCACAAGGTGTTTTATTCAGACAATGGGTCGTCTGCAATGGAGATTTCATTCAAACTCGCATTACAATATTGGCACAACCTAGGAGAAAAGAAAAAAACAAAGATCATTACATTAGAAAATGGATACCACGGAGACACATTTGGTGCCATGGCAGTAGGATATGTTCCAGAATTTTTTGGTAAATTTAAAAAACAACTATTCTCTACAATACAAATCCCAGTTCCGAACAAATACAGAATTCCAAAAAACTACACACTGTCTGATTATCAAAATTTCTGCTTAGACAAAATTGAAGCACATCTATCAAATGATAACAACATTGCAGCATTTGTAATGGAAAGTGGCGCACAAGTTGCAGGAGGCGTTATAATTTATCCAGAAGATTTCCAGAAAAAAATCAGTAACCTCTGTAAGAAATACAATGTCCTTTTAGTACTTGATGAGATAGCAACAGGATTTGGCCGCCTTGGATCTATGACGGAGTATACAAGTCAAAAAAGTTCACCAGATATTGTGGCATATGGCAAGATGTTAACTGGAGGATACCTAACAATGGCAGCTACCCTTGCAAGTAAGAAAATCTATGATTCATTTTTAGGAGAGTTTAACGATTGGAAACATTTGTTTCATGGTCACACATATACAGGAAACCCCTTGGCAGCTGCTGTTGCAAATGAAAACATCAAATTGTATAAGAAAAATAACTTGATTAAAAAAATTCAGAAAACATCAAAAATATTTGAAAAATACTATGATGAGATTTCACAAATCGATATTGTAGGCGATATCAGGCACAAAGGAATGCTGATGGGAATAGAACTGGTTCAAGACAGGGCCAAAAAAATGCCAATCCACCCAAAAAAATCAATCAACAAGATATTTTATGAAACGGGAAAGAAAAACGGGATTTATCTCAGGACGTTAGGAAATATCGTTATGCTTGTACCTCCATTGGCAATATCTGAGAAGGAGTTAAGCATTCTAATCTCAAAGGCCATTTTGACCATAAAAAATGCCAAAAAACACCTACTGTGTTAA
- a CDS encoding type II glyceraldehyde-3-phosphate dehydrogenase, which yields MKKIFVNGYGSIGSRITSFLKDDPEISVIGVGKYSPDDDVNVAISRGLNVYVPEKKLDDFKNFKIAGSIESALDDCDLVIDAAPGGHGFKNKKNLYEPRNLMAIYQGGEAVHGDEAVSDLLFNSRANYTEAFGKKHVMQGSCNVTGMGRILEPLREKYGDRLKRFDVTLIRRWADIEQTDKKLSDTIEMTEKPHHGEDVKEYFGKDAPLFVRAVKVPTRQMHLHIMDIRFNETAPSPDELHKLFENEYGVATLWTAKGTKDVRDYANTMNFNFTDTNMIHIHANMTVSIGDTIQMMYSDDQTGIVIPENHMLMQAMLFEKPYEEAFKHTESIFNMKEKKMQLQERFART from the coding sequence ATGAAGAAAATTTTTGTCAATGGATACGGCTCCATTGGTAGTAGAATTACTTCTTTTCTAAAAGATGATCCTGAGATATCTGTAATTGGTGTTGGGAAATATTCTCCTGATGATGATGTTAATGTTGCAATATCTAGGGGATTGAATGTTTATGTGCCTGAAAAGAAACTTGATGATTTTAAGAACTTCAAAATTGCAGGTTCCATTGAATCTGCACTAGATGACTGTGACTTGGTTATCGATGCGGCTCCTGGAGGTCATGGATTTAAGAACAAAAAAAATCTCTATGAGCCTAGAAATCTTATGGCTATCTACCAGGGAGGTGAGGCAGTGCATGGCGATGAGGCAGTTTCTGATCTTCTCTTTAATTCGAGAGCAAATTACACTGAAGCATTTGGAAAGAAACATGTCATGCAAGGAAGCTGTAATGTCACTGGTATGGGTAGAATTCTTGAACCATTACGCGAAAAATATGGTGATAGATTAAAGAGATTTGATGTTACTTTGATTAGACGTTGGGCAGATATTGAACAAACAGACAAAAAACTGTCTGATACTATTGAAATGACTGAAAAACCTCATCATGGTGAAGATGTAAAAGAGTATTTTGGAAAAGATGCCCCTCTATTTGTTAGAGCTGTCAAAGTTCCAACAAGACAGATGCACTTACACATAATGGATATTCGATTCAATGAGACTGCCCCATCTCCAGATGAATTGCACAAATTATTTGAAAATGAATATGGTGTAGCGACTCTTTGGACAGCAAAAGGAACAAAAGATGTTAGAGATTATGCAAATACCATGAACTTTAATTTTACAGATACTAACATGATCCACATTCATGCTAACATGACCGTATCTATTGGAGATACTATCCAGATGATGTACTCTGATGATCAAACTGGAATTGTCATTCCTGAAAACCATATGTTGATGCAAGCAATGCTATTTGAGAAACCTTATGAGGAAGCATTCAAACATACGGAATCGATTTTTAACATGAAAGAAAAAAAGATGCAATTACAAGAGCGTTTTGCTAGAACATAG
- a CDS encoding hemolysin family protein gives MVDLWMELAALAVLIGLSGFFSGLEVALVGTRNSKVNQLRKQKEKGAEALYKLKHNPGWMMSSVNLGNNLVNVGSSAFATSVAIRIFGDEGLGIAVGIMTFLILVFGEITPKTYCNANATKIALRFAPVLLIFSYVFWPVVKLFEIITRGMVKLTGSSYHSPPITEDEIKGIVEQGLVDKALEKDESDLVHSALEFDDTVIRTVMTPRTKMFTLPSKMLLFEALPLINQNAHSRVPVFGETNDDIVGFVHVRDILKEMEGEKEMKTLEQIARKPVFVSQEKMVSSLLKEMKGRKTHMAIVIDEHGGVEGLVTLEDLIEEIIGDIEDETDVTPPVDYQSVDRDTIETNGSIEIERVNEIFKANLPEGDDYSTLSGLLHEKLQDIPQEGDKLEIENLRIVVEKVTKNIPEKIRIERMKK, from the coding sequence ATGGTAGATCTTTGGATGGAATTAGCTGCCCTAGCGGTACTAATAGGACTATCAGGATTTTTTAGCGGATTAGAAGTTGCACTGGTTGGGACTAGAAATTCTAAAGTTAATCAATTAAGAAAACAGAAAGAAAAAGGAGCTGAGGCACTTTACAAATTAAAACACAATCCAGGATGGATGATGTCCAGTGTAAATCTTGGAAACAACTTGGTAAATGTAGGGTCATCTGCATTTGCAACTAGTGTGGCAATTCGTATTTTTGGAGATGAAGGGCTAGGAATTGCAGTAGGAATAATGACTTTTTTGATCTTAGTATTTGGAGAAATCACCCCAAAAACATATTGTAATGCAAATGCAACAAAAATTGCATTAAGATTTGCGCCAGTCTTACTTATTTTCAGCTATGTGTTTTGGCCTGTCGTGAAATTATTTGAAATAATAACTCGAGGCATGGTAAAATTAACAGGAAGTAGTTACCATTCTCCACCGATTACCGAAGATGAAATTAAAGGAATTGTAGAACAAGGATTAGTAGATAAGGCGTTAGAAAAAGATGAAAGTGATCTTGTTCACAGTGCATTAGAGTTTGACGACACAGTAATTCGAACTGTAATGACACCCAGAACAAAGATGTTCACCTTACCTTCAAAGATGCTTCTGTTTGAAGCTCTACCACTAATCAACCAAAATGCACATTCAAGAGTTCCAGTTTTTGGAGAAACCAATGACGATATTGTAGGATTTGTTCACGTAAGAGACATCCTAAAAGAAATGGAGGGCGAAAAGGAGATGAAAACATTAGAACAAATTGCCAGAAAACCCGTATTTGTATCACAAGAAAAAATGGTGAGTTCCCTACTAAAAGAAATGAAGGGAAGAAAAACACACATGGCAATAGTAATCGACGAACATGGGGGAGTTGAAGGCCTAGTCACACTAGAAGATTTGATTGAAGAAATTATAGGAGATATTGAAGATGAAACAGATGTTACACCACCGGTTGACTATCAATCAGTAGACAGAGACACTATTGAAACAAACGGATCTATTGAAATAGAACGTGTTAACGAGATTTTCAAGGCAAATTTGCCAGAAGGAGATGACTACAGTACACTAAGCGGGCTATTACACGAAAAACTTCAAGACATTCCCCAAGAGGGAGACAAGTTGGAGATTGAAAACTTGAGAATAGTGGTTGAAAAAGTTACCAAAAACATTCCAGAGAAAATCAGAATAGAAAGAATGAAAAAATAA
- a CDS encoding thioredoxin domain-containing protein, whose amino-acid sequence MIHGPSVGIGAGITAGIIIATFFVMGNFADQKELVMEQTPTNEEAGPPKITMATFLENTSPVLGNPNAPITLVEFGDYQCHFCNVFFHNTEGSILKNFVETGKVKMVFKDYTIIGPDSVTAAHGAHCADDQGMFWEYHDILYNNWNGENNGWASSDNLFKFAQEVGLDMDEWSECMTNSKHSQIILASNNDAKALGLTGTPSFFVIGPDNKVTKIFGAQPYSQFEKIFNSMLEN is encoded by the coding sequence TTGATTCATGGTCCTTCTGTAGGAATTGGTGCAGGAATTACAGCTGGAATAATAATCGCTACATTTTTTGTAATGGGAAATTTTGCAGACCAAAAGGAATTAGTCATGGAACAAACACCAACTAACGAAGAAGCAGGACCACCCAAGATCACAATGGCTACATTTTTGGAAAACACTTCGCCTGTTTTGGGCAATCCAAATGCACCAATCACCCTTGTAGAATTTGGTGACTATCAATGTCATTTTTGTAATGTTTTTTTCCACAATACTGAGGGGAGTATCCTGAAAAATTTTGTTGAAACGGGTAAAGTAAAGATGGTTTTCAAAGATTACACAATAATCGGTCCAGATTCAGTTACTGCAGCACATGGGGCTCATTGCGCAGATGATCAAGGGATGTTTTGGGAATACCATGACATACTATACAACAATTGGAATGGAGAAAATAACGGATGGGCGTCATCAGATAATTTGTTCAAATTTGCACAAGAAGTAGGTCTCGATATGGATGAATGGTCTGAATGCATGACAAATTCGAAGCATTCACAAATAATTCTTGCAAGCAACAATGATGCAAAGGCATTGGGATTAACTGGAACTCCGTCATTTTTTGTGATCGGTCCAGACAACAAAGTTACAAAGATCTTCGGGGCACAGCCATATTCACAATTTGAGAAAATTTTCAATTCCATGCTGGAAAATTAG
- the bioD gene encoding dethiobiotin synthase, translating to MKSLFIAGTDTDVGKTYIASGLAVAFRKMGHDVGVMKPFAAGTAQKKGFQSEDVEILSNAAQVKDPENLVNPQFFPIPASPYTAWKNLKIKPKISTVLSNFKKLSKLHDFILVEGMGGVMTPILKDYHVVNLIKDMKIPTVIVTRSKIGTVNHTIMTIDACKRFKIQIKGIIINNFDGDGYNIKELKRDLQNLTDVKVLGSIPFIDDMSDFSLNKIFKKNLDLKSLM from the coding sequence ATGAAATCTCTGTTCATTGCAGGCACAGATACTGATGTTGGTAAAACATACATCGCTTCTGGTCTGGCAGTTGCTTTTCGAAAGATGGGTCATGATGTTGGTGTGATGAAGCCTTTTGCCGCAGGAACTGCTCAAAAAAAGGGATTTCAATCCGAAGATGTTGAGATTTTATCAAATGCCGCACAAGTAAAAGACCCAGAAAATTTAGTCAATCCTCAATTCTTCCCAATACCTGCCTCGCCTTACACTGCATGGAAGAATCTAAAGATAAAACCCAAAATTTCTACGGTTTTATCAAATTTCAAAAAACTCTCAAAACTACATGATTTCATACTTGTGGAGGGAATGGGAGGTGTGATGACTCCTATTCTAAAAGATTACCATGTCGTAAATTTGATCAAAGATATGAAAATCCCTACCGTGATTGTAACAAGAAGTAAGATTGGAACGGTAAATCATACGATTATGACTATAGATGCGTGTAAGAGATTCAAAATCCAGATCAAAGGTATCATCATAAATAATTTTGATGGTGATGGTTATAACATCAAAGAACTAAAACGAGATTTGCAAAATCTTACAGATGTCAAAGTTTTAGGTTCGATTCCATTCATAGATGATATGAGTGATTTTTCATTAAATAAAATTTTCAAGAAAAATCTTGATTTGAAATCATTAATGTGA